The nucleotide sequence GATTGCCCATGTTGGCACCGAAATCGCTCTCCAGTCCCCAGAACGCTGCGATCACCGCCGGCGGCACGCCATACTCTTTCTCGGCGCGCGCGAACGCCGCGGCGTATTGCTTGATGTGCTGCTGGCCGTTCTGCATGCGATAGGTCGCGGCCATGCGGCCGGCAAATTCGGTGAAGAGCTGGCCGAACACGCGCTGGCCGCGGTCCCGGTTGACGATGCCCTGGTCGTAGACGAGGTAGGACGAGGCCTCGGCGATCGTCCGCTGCGACACGCCGGCGGCCACTGCTTGGCTCTTCACCTCAGCGAGGAAGCGATCGAAGCTCGCCCCATTGTGGCACGACGCCGCGCGCGGCGAGGGTGCGGCTACCCTTGGGGCCGCAGTCCTGCCGGGCGGCGGAAGCAGTTGGGCGGACGCGGTCGAGCATGCGAGGAGCGCGACGGCCGCGATCAGAAATCGGGTCTGGAGCATGAGGTTTCCGGCGGGGAGGGAACGCGGGGATTCTTGAAAACGCGGGGATTCTTGAAGAAGTGTAATGGAATGATCGTGCTCAAACCATCCCTTCGTCATTCCGGGCGCCCCGAAGGGTGAGCCCCAATTGACGAGGCGGAGCAATGCGCTGACCTGAGGGGCGTAGCCCTCATTCGATCACCTTGTCGGCGCGAGCGAGCACGCTGTCGGGAATGGTCATACCAAGCGCCGCAGCCGTCTTGAGGTTCACCGCAAGCTCGAATATCACCGGCTGCTCGACGGGATACTCAGCGGGATTGGCGCCCTTGAAAATCCGGTCGACGTACTGCGCCACCTTGATGTAGATGGCCTCGATTTTGGGATGATAGCTCGCCAGTCCGCCCAGCGACATGAACGGGCCCGATTGGTAGACCGCCGGTATTCTCGATTTCGCGGCCAACGTCGCGATGGCCGGTCTCGTCGCATCGCCAAGCACGAATATGGCGTCGCAGTTCTCCCGCTTCATCGTCTCGAATGCCGGCTCGAGATCGCTTGGCGTAAGAGCTGGCACGCGAACTGCCACAAGTCCCAAGGCCTTCATGGCGGTTTCGGCCAGCTCGTACTGCTGCGGATGAGTTGGATTGCCGGACGTCAGCACGGCAATGCGTTTCGCCGAGGGGAGGATCGTATGGAGAAGCTCGACGCCCTTGCCGACCGCGTCACCGATCATGTTGGCCATGCCCGTGATGTTTCCGCCGGGCCGGGCAAAGCTCTTGACGAAGCCCGAGCCAATCGGATCGGTCGCCGGGGCCATGATGATGGGGATTGTCGATGTTGCGCGCTGAGCGGCAGCGATGGCTGGCGTCGTAACGGCAACGATAGCGTCCGGACGGAGAGCGATCAGTTCGGTCAGGAGCGACGGCAACCGTTCAAGCCTCCCCTCGGCGCTGCGGTCGTCGATGACCAGGTTCTTGCCCTCGGTGTAACCCAACGTCTTCATCTCTCCGCGAAAGACGTCGAACACCGCGTGGTCGGCAGGATCTGCGAGAGAGCCGGGATAGAGATAGGCGATGCGCCATACCTTCCGGCTTGTTTGTTGCGCTCTGGCGAGCCAGGGCCATGCAAGCGCGCTGTTGCCGATCATCCATATGAAATTGCGCCGCAACATTGATCGAGCTCAAAATCGATTGGTGAAACGAAATGCAAGCGATCTTGAGCGGAAGGCAAGAGTTTTGCAACGCTTACGACGGGCGAGAATGCTCTCGAAGATCACCGGTCGTCAGGCAGGTCTATCGACCGGTCGGCCTGCACAGCTCTTCTGCCCGGTCTCCCCGCATCCTCGGCATTCCTCGGGGCAGCATGGACTCGGGCCAAGCGGGCCGGAGAACGCCAGATAAGGCCTACCCAACGGAAAAGCCGGCTTTATTCCGGCCATGGATGCTTTAAGGAAGGGTCAGGATCAGGTCGCGCCCGCCCGGTGGCGGTGCTAGACCCTGATGCAGGAAAGATGGGGCCACGCCGGTTGGCACGCCCGCAGGATGAGAAGGATTTGAAGCAATGATCCAAACCGTTGGCATCATCGGGGCAGGGACCATGGGGAACGGCATCGCCCAGGTCTGCGCGGCGGCCGGGCTCGACGTGGTGATGGTCGACATCTCCGACGCCGCCGTTAGCCGCGGCATCGCAACCGTGGGCGGCAGCCTCGACCGTTTGGTCAAGAAGGAGAAGCTGTCGCAGGCCGACCGCGAGGCGACGCTCAAGCGCATCACGGGAACGACCGACCGGGCGAAGCTTGCCAATTGCGACCTGGTGATCGAGGCCGCGACTGAGAACGAGGAGCTCAAGGTCAAGATCCTGAAGGACCTCTGCGCGACGCTGTCGCCGCGGACGCTGATCGCGACCAACACCTCCTCGATCTCGATCACCAAGCTCGCCGCGGCGACCGATCGTCCCGACCGCTTCATCGGCATGCACTTCTTCAACCCGGTTCCGGTGATGGCGCTCCTGGAGCTCATCCGCGGCCTCCAGACTTCGGACGACACCCATGCGAAGGCCGTCGATTTCGCCAAACGCGTCGGCAAGGTGGCGATCACGGCCAAGAATAGCCCGGGCTTCGCGGTCAACCGCATCCTGTGTCCGATGATCAACGAGGCGATCTTCGCGCTTCAGGAGGGGATCGCGACGGCCGAAGAGATCGACGCCGGCATGAAGCTCGGCTGCAACCATCCGATCGGGCCGCTGGCGCTCGCCGATCTCGTCGGGCTCGACACCATGCTCTCGGTGATGGAGGTCTTTTACAAGGGCTTCAACGACCCTAAATACCGTCCGGCGCCGCTGCTCAAGGAGATGGTCGATGCCGGCCATCTCGGCCGTAAGACCGGGCAGGGTTTTTACACCTACAGCGCCTGACATTGGCGCGGGCGGCGGGCGTTCAGCTCCGCCGCCTCTCCCGCAATTTGCGCTGCGACAAAGACGGAGCGACACGATCAGCCCGACAATGTCACAAGGCGCTTGCGGAACCAACGAACGGATAGCAAGGGAATGTCGGATCGACTGAAGGCCGAGCGGGAAGCTGCGGCGGAGCGGCGGAGCCTCTTGGTTCAAAATGCCATCGAGCGCACCGGGATCACCGAAGAGATGATCGGGGAGCTCGTCACCCGCTTCTACGGGCGCGTGCGTGAGGACGCCTTGCTGGGCCCGGTGTTCGCGATCGTCAAGGATTGGGACGAGCACCTCGCCAAGCTGAAGAATTTCTGGTCGTCGGTGGTGCTGATGACCGGCCGCTATTCCGGCCAGCCGATGCGGGCGCATCTGCCGCTGAGCCTGATCGGCGATCATTTCGATCGTTGGCTCGACCTGTTCGAACAGACCGCCCGCGAGGTCTGTCCGCCCGCGGCCGCTGCGCTGTTCATCGAGAAGGCACGACGCATCGCCGACAGTTTTGAGATGGCATCGGCAACCGTGGCGGGCCGCATCGCCGCGCCGCGCCACGTGCTGAGATCCTGAGCACGACGCACCGGCCTGCCGAACGTGCAGTTGGTTGTCGTCGCTTTGCATCGCGTCACACATGGCGCATTGCACCAATTCCAACATCATCGGTCTGACCCGCGAAATCATCATGACCGATCGCGCGATATGACGTTGCATTCGAGAAAATGCGCGTAAACGCGTTCACTCGTGTTCAATCAACGCGAGCAAAGCCATATTGATGCACTGCGGCGCCAATTCTCCGCCTTGTTTTTGGCAGAGTTCCAGCGCCTGCTAGCGTGCATGTCGAGCTCATCATTCTATCTCATCCCAACATCATCGTGCTCCAACATCGCGACGAAACCTGATGCCGACGCGGGCACGGAGCAAACGCGGCGAACGCTCCTCATCGGTGCGCTCGCCACCACTGCATGCCTTGGTTGTTCCGCGCCGTCGCATGCGGGAGAGGACGTACCGGGCGCAGACGAACGGCCGCAGAAGGGCGACCTCCTCGTGTTTTCCGAAGGCGATCAGGAAGGAAAGGTCATCACCTCAGCCGATCTGCCGCGCGGAGGGCCGCCGGTGCACGCCTGGCCGAAGGATCCCAAGACATCGGTGGTGCGCAGCGGCTCGCGGCTCAACGAGATCCTGATCATCCGGCTCGACCCCGCCGAGCTTGACGACCAGGTCAAGGCGCGCGCCGTGGACGGCATCATCGCCTATTCGGCGATCTGCACGCATGCCGGCTGTCCCGTCACCGCCTGGGTCAAGAGCGATGTCGGCGACAAGGAGGTGTTCAAGTGCATGTGCCACAACTCCGAATACGATCCCCGCGCGGGTGCGCAGGTCGTGTTCGGGCCGGCGCCGCGGCGGCTCGCTGCGCTGCCGCTGGCGCTCGCTGACGGCTCGCTCAGCGTCGCGGGCAATTTCATCGGAAAGGTAGGTGGCCAGCAGGCAGGATGATGGATCGCGGGTCGCGCCCGCGTCACGACAGGCCGCATCCGCATTTCGTGCGGGTGACGAGAAGAACGACAAGAATTCACAACAAGAATTCAACGGATGAAATCAAGGGGAAACGTCCTATGACCAGGAAGCAATGGTTACTGTCCGGCTTCGTCGCCTTCACCTGCCTCGTCCCGATCGCCGCCGGCGCCGGCCCGATCGAGAATTACAGTCCGGTCACTGCGCAGCGCCTGGAGAATCCGGAAGCCGCCAACTGGATGCTCTACCGGCGGACCTATGACGGACAGGGCTATAGCCCGCTCGACCAGATCAACACCTCGAACGTCAAGAATCTCACGCCGGTCTGGACCTTCGCCACCGGCGTCATCGAAGGTCACGAGGCGCCGCCAATCGTCAACAATGGCGTGATGTTCGTGGCAACCCCGATGGGGCAGGTGATCGCGCTGAACGCCAAGACCGGCGACGAATACTGGCGCTACAAGCGGCAGCTTCCGGACGATCTGTTCCAGCTACATCCGACCAGCCGCGGCGTTGGGCTGTGGGAGGACAAGCTCTATCTCGCCACCACCGACGATCACGTCGTCGCGCTCGACGCCAAGACCGGCAAAGTGGTGTGGGACACCAAGGTGCAGGACTACAAGAAGGGTCAGTACATGACCCTGATGCCGCTGATCGTCGACGGCAAGGTCATCGTCGGCGGCTCCGGCGGCGAGTTCGGCGTGCGTGGCTACGTCGCGGCCTATGACGCCAAGGACGGCAAGGAGCTGTGGCGCACCTTCACCATCCCCGGCCAAGGCGAGCCTGGTCACGACACCTGGCAAGGCGATGACTGGAAGAACGGCGGCGGCTCGGCCTGGATGACCGGCAATTACGACAAGGACACCAAGACGATCTACTGGGGCGTCGGCAACGCCGCGCCGTGGCCCGGCGAGATGCATCCCGGCGACAATCTCTACACCTCGTCGGTGCTCGCGCTCGACCCCAACACCGGCAAGATCAAGACCTATCACCAGTATCACCAGAACGACTCCTGGGACTGGGACGAGGTCGATGCGCCGATGCTGGTCGACCTGCAGCGCGATGGGCGCAACATCAAGAGTCTGATCCATCCGGGCCGCGATGCGATCTTCTGGGTGCTCGAGCGCACGCCGACCAAGATCAACTACGTCGCCGGCTGGCCGTTCGTTTCCACCGACGTCTGGAAGGGTATCGAGCCCGAGAGCGGAAAGCCGATCGTCGATCCCGCGCACAAGCCGGTTATCGGCAAGCGGGTCGAGTTCTGTCCGTCGCTCTGGGGCGGCAAGGACTGGCCGTCGGCGGCCTACAGCCAGAAGACCGGACTCGTCTACGTGCCCGCCAACGAGAATTTCTGCGGCGGCTTCACCGGCGAGAAGATTGCGCTGAAACCCGGCGAGCTCTGGCTCGGCACCAAGCCGGAAGACATCGGCCTGAAGGCCAAGCCCGGTGCGGATCACTTCGGCGAGCTTCAGGCTTGGGATCCCGCCACAGGCAAGAAGGTGTGGCAGCATAAGTTCCCGAAGTCGCAGTTGTTCGGTTCGGTAACGGCGACCGCCGGAGATCTCGTTTTCGCCGGCGGCACCAACGACCGCAACTTCCGCGCCTTCAACGCCAAGACCGGCGAGCTGCTCTGGGAGCAGAAGACCAACTCCGGCATCATGGGTATGCCGGTGTCCTATGAGGTCGATGGCACGCAGTACATCGCGATCCAGTCCGGCTGGGGCGTCGATGCGCAGCGCATCCAGGATGCCCTGGCGACCAACAATATCGGCATCGAATCCAACGTGCCGCAGGGCGGTGTGATCTGGGTCTTTGCACTGAAGAAGTAGCTCCGCGGCGGATCGAAGGAAGCGGAGCGCGCAGGGGGCGAGCGAATGCGGCGGACGGCAACGTCCGCCGCATTCTGCTATCCGGGACCCGGCTCCGCCAAGGCTTCGCCGGGCTTTCAGTGCTAGGCCGGCGAAGCTTCAGCGAAGACGGCAAGCCTCGTGACGACGTGCGAACGCCCACGCGCAAAAGTGCGAGGGTTACGCCTCCAATTGCTTGCCGAGCGGCAGGTTGCGGATGCGCTTGCCCGTCGCGGCGAAGATGGCGTTCATCAGCGCAGGAGCGAACGGCGGCACGCCGGGCTCGCCAACGCCGCTCGGCGGCGTGTCGGGTCCGGGCGGCACGATGTAGACGTTGGTCACCAGCGGAGACTCATCCATCCTGAGGACCTGGAAGTCGTCGAAGTTTTTCTGCTCGACCTTGCCGTCCTTGAAGGTGATCTCGCCATATTTGGCGAGGCTGAGACCCATGATCGCCGCGCCCTCGATCTGCGATTGGATACGCTCGGGATTGACGTAGGTGCCGCAATCGATGGCGGTGTCGACCCGCGGCACCGTCAGCTTGCCCTTATCGTCGACGGCCACCTCGACGATGGTCGCGATGTAACTGACGAAGCTGCGGTGCACGGCGATGCCGAGGCCGTGGCCCTTCGGCACCTGGCGTCCCCATTCGCCCTTCTCGGCGACCAGCTCGACCACCTTGCGTAGGCGTGCGGTGTCGATCGGGTAGCTGTCATAGGGCTCGCCGTAGTTCCAGAGGTCCTTCACCTCCGGCTTGACGATCCGCGGGCTGCCGATCAGCGCGAGCAGCGTCTCCTTCTGGTCGCGGCCGGTCGCATGCGCGATCTCGCCGACCATCGACTGCACCGCGAAGGCGCGCGGGATGTTCGAGACCGAGCGGAACCAGCCGATGCGGGTATGCGCGGCCGCTTCCGGATTCTCGCACGAGACGTTGGCGATCTCGAAGGGCATGTCGACGAGGCCCATGCCGAGCTCGAACGGTGCCTGGTGGACGGTGCCGGCGGCGAAGGTCGAGGCGATGCTGGGGGCCACGCTGCGGTGGCGCCACGCGATCACCTTGCCGCTCTTGTCCAGTCCAGCCTCGATCCGCTCGACCGAGACGGTGTGCAGGAAGTCGTGACGGACGTCGTCCTCACGCGTCCATTGCACCTTCACCGGCGTGCCGAGCTCCTTCGACAGCAGCGCGGCCTCGAGCGCGAAATCGCATTTCGACTTGCGACCGAAGCCGCCGCCGAGCAGCGTGACGTTGACGGTGACGTTCTGCTCGGGGATGCCGAGCGTCTTGGCGACGTCCTCGCGGGTGCCGCCGGGGCTCTGCACCGGCGCCCAGATCTCGGCCTTGTCGCCCTTAACGTCGGCGACCGCGACCGGCGGCTCCATGCTGACATGGGCGAGATGGGGCAGGTAGTATTCGCCGATGATGACCTTGTCCGCGCTCTTCAGCGCGGCATCCGCGTCGCCTTCCTTGCGCACGACGAGGCCCGGCTTGCGCGAGGCGTCCTCGAGCTCCTTGCGGTAGGCGGCCGAGTCGTACTTGGCATTCGCGCCGTCGTCCCAGGTCAGCTTCAACGCGTCGCGGCCCTTGATCGCCGCGCCGGTGTTGCGGGCGATCACCGCGACGCCGCCGAGCGGCTGGAATTTCGTCGGCCACGGCCATCCGCGGACCTGCATCACCTTCTCGACGCCGGGGACCTTCAAGGCCGCGTCGGGATCGAACGAGACCAGCTTGCCGCCGGTCACCGGCGGGCGCGCGATCACGGCATACTTCATGCCGGGTAGTCGCACGTCGGCACCGTAGCGCGCCTTTCCCGTGGTGATGTCGCGAAGATCGACGATGCCGATCTGGCCCTTGGTCAGATAGCGGAAGTCCTTGGGGTCCTTCAGCTTGAGGTCTTCGGTGCTCGGCACCGATTCCTTGGCGGCGTCGGCCGCGAGTTCGCCGAAGCCGAGCTTGCGCCCGCTGGCGCTGTGGATCACCTCGTGATTGACCGCCTTGACCTCCGTGGCGGGCACGCCCCAGCGCTTGGCCGCAGCCCGCTCCAGCATGGCGCGGGCGGAGGCGCCGATCTGGCGCATCGGCATCAGATAGTGCCGCGTGCTGCGCGAGCCGTCGGTGTCCTGGTTGCCGAACTTGACCTCATCGCCATGGGCCTGCTCGACCTTGACCTTCGACCAGTCGGCCTCCATCTCCTCGGCCACGATCAGCGGCAGGCTGGTGCGCACGCCGGTGCCCATCTCCGCGCGGTGAGCAAGAATGGTAACGATGCCGTCGGGCGCGACCGCGACGAAGACGCGCGGATCGACTACGACGCCGTGCGGCATCTTTCCCGCGCCGGTCTCATAGGCGAAGGCCTGACGTGACATCACGGGTGCGGCAAGCACGAAGCTGCCGGTGACTCCGAGGCCCTTCAGGATGCTGCGGCGTGAGATCTTCTCGACCTTGATGTGCTTTTCGAAGCCACGAAGCTTCCGGGGATTGTCGATGAAATTCATGGTCACACCCCCGTCGATGCGAGATGCACCGCGTTTTCGATACGCTGGTAGCAGCCGCAGCGGCAGATGTTGCCGGACATCGCCTCGCGGATCTGCTCATGCGACGGTTTTGGATTGTCCATCAAGAGCGCGGCGGCCTGCATGATCTGGCCGGCCTGGCAGAAGCCGCATTGGGGAACGTTGACCTGGCGCCAGGCCTTCTGGACGGGATGATCGCCGGTCGGATGCAGCCCCTCGATCGTCGTGACCTCGCGCCCGGCGACGTCGTTGATCGAGGTGATGCAGGAGCGCACGGCCTCCTTGTCGACAATGACAGTGCAGGCGCCGCACAAAGCCTGGCCGCAGCCGAACTTGGTGCCGGTCAGGCCGGCCTCGTCGCGCAGGAACCACAGTAGCGGGAGATCCGGGTCGCCGTCCCAGCTCTGTTCCTGGCCGTTGATCTTCACCTTGATCATGATCGTCCCTCGCTCTTCATAAGCATGTCGATTTTGGATTGCGCCGACGTCGGTCGACGCCGGCTCGGTGCGTTGTCTCGCCCGCATCCGACCTGTTGTCCTCGCGCGGGCAGGTCCTGGGAGGAGGTCGCTATGCGACTGGCGATGTCTGGATGTGCTCGAAATCTCCCGTTTTCGTTCTTATTTGATTGAATTTCGCGCGGCATCGTGACGCCGCGACTCATATCAGAGATCGGGCCGGACCGGCATTCACAGCCGGGTGTGCTTGACGTGAACAGATTGTATCCGCGATTTGGCAAAAGCAGGGCGGGAGCGCTGCGCGTTGCGTGTCGCGCGGCCTTTGCAGCGGCAGGTTGCAGCAAAAAAAGCTTCGTCCGCCAGAGGGGCTGTGCGGACGAAGCAGGATGCCTCAGTCGAGGGAGGGAGAAACGCAACGCACGCACGGACTTCAAGCGGGAAGTTGGCGGCGCTGCGCAGTCATTCAGAGACCAGGACTGAGGGGAGCCAATGGCCCTCGCCAGTGCAAATGGGCGGAGCCACGCCGCCGCAATCTCGGAGCCTCGCCGTCCGGCGCGCTGGTGGTGGTCGGGACCAGCGGCCGGGCGGCGTGGCCAACGTCTGATGGCCTCAGGCGGCCTTAGCTTTCGCCACGTGAGTTGCGATCGCGTCCATCAAAGGCGGCGACAGACAGTCATAGGGCTCGAGCCCGATTTCCTTCAGGCGCGAACGAATGCCCGCCATCTGCTCCGGCTTCACGCCCGATTCGATCACCGAGGAGACGAAGGCGGCGAATTGCGGCGCCTGCGAGCCCTGCTCCTGGAACAGTTCGGGATGGATGAAGTCGAGGCCGTAGAACGGATGGTTCTTGTTCTCGATGCGGCCGTACATGTGCGTGCCGCAGGCCTTGCAGGCGTAGCGCTGGATCACCGCGGAAGGGTCGACAATCTGGAGCTTGTCGCCGTTCTCGAGCACGGTGACGTTCTGGCGCGGCACCACGGCGACGACCGAGAACGTCGCACCTTGCGGCTTCCAGCACTTGGTGCAGCCGCAGGCGTGGTTGTGGGCGACGTCGCCCTTGATGCCGACCTTGACCGGGTGATCCGTGCATTTGCAGACCAGCGTGCCGCCGGCGAAGCTGCCGCTGCCCTGTTTGATGCCGTTGTCGATCGAGGGGTGGAGTGCAACTGTCATGGGACGATCCTCCTTGTGGGTGATGCTTCTGGTTCAGTAGACGACGACGGAACGGATCGATTTGCCCTCGTGCATCAGGTCGAAGCCCTTGTTGATGTCTTCGAGCTTCAGCACGTGGGTGATCATCGGGTCGATCTGGATCTTTCCGTTCATGTACCAGTCGACGATCTTCGGTACGTCGGTTCGGCCGCGGGCGCCGCCGAAGGCGGTGCCGCGCCAGTTGCGCCCGGTGACGAGTTGGAACGGACGCGTGGCGATCTCCTTGCCGGCCTCGGCGACGCCGATGATGATCGAGGTGCCCCAACCGCGATGGCAGGCTTCCAGCGCCTGGCGCATCACCGTGGTGTTGCCGGTGCAGTCGAAGGTGTAGTCGGCGCCGCCGTCGGTCAGGCCGACGAGATGCTGGACGATGTCGCCGGTGACCTTCTTCGGGTTGACGAAGTGGGTCATGCCGAACCTCTTGCCCCACTCCTCCTTGGAGTCGTTGATGTCGACGCCGATGATCTTGTCTGCGCCGGCCATCTTGGCGCCCTGGATGACGTTGAGCCCGATGCCGCCGAGGCCGAACACGACGACGTTGGAGCCCGGCTCGACCTTGGCCGTGTTGACGACGGCGCCGACACCGGTGGTGACGCCGCAACCGATGTAGCAGCTCTTGTCGAAGGGGGCGTCCTCGCGGATCTTCGCCACCGCGATCTCCGGCAGCACCGTGAAGTTCGAGAACGTCGAGCAGCCCATGTAGTGGTAAATCGGCTTGCCCTTGTAGGAGAAGCGGCTGGTGCCATCAGGCATCACGCCCTTGCCCTGGGTGGCGCGGATCGCGGTGCAAAGATTGGTCTTCTGGCTGAGGCAGCTTTTGCATTGCCGGCATTCCGGCGTGTAGAGCGGGATGACGTGATCGCCCGGTTTAACCGAGGTCACGCCAGCGCCGATCTCGCGGATGATGCCGGCGCCTTCATGGCCCAGGATCGAGGGGAAGATTCCCTCGCTGTCGAAGCCGTCGAGCGTGTAGGCGTCGGTGTGGCAGATACCAGTTGCCTTGATCTCGACCAGGACTTCGCCGGCCTTCGGACCTTCCAGATCGACCTCGACGATCTCGAGTGGTTTCTTCGCTTCGAAAGCGACGGCGGCACGTGTCTTCATCGTAAACTCCTCAAATCCTCATGGAGACGCCAAGACTTCACGTCTCGGGCGGACTCCAAACGTTTATTTCTTGCCCATGCACGAGTCTTCGGCCTTGGTATAGGCGTCAGTCTTGTCCTCATGCTTGCCGGGCCGCGCACGGCCCCAGGCTTCGTTGGAACGCGCGCGCAGATAGACGTAGAGATCGTCCATGTAACAGGCGACGTTCGGATTATCGCCGAAGGCCGGCATCACGTTCTCCTGCGCGGTCGAGATGTTCTTGCGGCCGGAGGCGACGACGCCGAGGAAGTCGGCATAGCTCATCGTCTTCAGCGAATCTTTCAGCGCCGGGGCGTAGGTCGAGCCCATTCCGTCCGGGCCATGACAGACATGGCAGTCCGAGTGATAGCGGCGGTATCCGGAATAGGTGTACCAGTCGACGGATCCCTCGGTGACCTTGTAGGTCGGGTTTCCCTCCTTATCGAGCCACTCACCATTTTCGTTTTGTTTGACGGCGGCCGGATCGCCCGAGCCGTCCGCGACAGCAATTCCTCCAGACGCGACGAAGATCATCGCAGCAATGGCACAGCAGATTTTTCGCAAGTGATTTTTCCTCGAGCGCGTTCGGTGGAGACGAGCCGGCGCGTGGAGTTGATCCACGCGCCGGACGATACAGGGTTGAGGCTAGTTCGGCAGCGAGAACACGGTCAGCGTGCCGCCGAGAGCCGTGTAGTTCGAGAGTGCCGCATAGCCGCCGACCGCGCCGAGACCGGCCGTCGGATCGGTCAGACCTGCCGCCAGACCGATACCGGCCCAGCCGCCCACGCCGGAGAGCACGGCAACGTACTGCTTGCCGCCATGCTCATAGGTCTGGACGTTGCCGATGATGCCGGAAGGAGTCTTGAACTTGTAGAGCTCCTTGCCGGTCTTGGCGTCGACCGCCTTCAGGTAGCCTTCCAGTGTGCCGTAGAACACCACGCCGCCGGCAGTTGCGAGCGCACCCGACCAGACCGAGAACTGCTCCTTGTTCGACCACACGATCTTGCCGGTCTTGCCGTCCCAGGCGATGAAGTTACCCATGTTGGTCTCGCCCTGCGGCGGATACATCGACAG is from Bradyrhizobium sp. ISRA430 and encodes:
- a CDS encoding S-(hydroxymethyl)glutathione dehydrogenase/class III alcohol dehydrogenase, giving the protein MKTRAAVAFEAKKPLEIVEVDLEGPKAGEVLVEIKATGICHTDAYTLDGFDSEGIFPSILGHEGAGIIREIGAGVTSVKPGDHVIPLYTPECRQCKSCLSQKTNLCTAIRATQGKGVMPDGTSRFSYKGKPIYHYMGCSTFSNFTVLPEIAVAKIREDAPFDKSCYIGCGVTTGVGAVVNTAKVEPGSNVVVFGLGGIGLNVIQGAKMAGADKIIGVDINDSKEEWGKRFGMTHFVNPKKVTGDIVQHLVGLTDGGADYTFDCTGNTTVMRQALEACHRGWGTSIIIGVAEAGKEIATRPFQLVTGRNWRGTAFGGARGRTDVPKIVDWYMNGKIQIDPMITHVLKLEDINKGFDLMHEGKSIRSVVVY
- a CDS encoding c-type cytochrome, methanol metabolism-related encodes the protein MIFVASGGIAVADGSGDPAAVKQNENGEWLDKEGNPTYKVTEGSVDWYTYSGYRRYHSDCHVCHGPDGMGSTYAPALKDSLKTMSYADFLGVVASGRKNISTAQENVMPAFGDNPNVACYMDDLYVYLRARSNEAWGRARPGKHEDKTDAYTKAEDSCMGKK